ATCTCAATATCTTATTATGTCGACAAATTTTGAGACTGACATGTTGAATAAGACTGGTAAGTTGGCCATAGGTGATTTGCTTGTAAGGAATAACATCACCAGAATGCTGCTTTTGGAGTTTCTCTTTAACTAAATCCCTAAGAGACTTAGGTAGGCAATTTAGGAATTTTTATTTCCAATATGGGAGATTTCCATATGATTTTTTGTAGATTCGGGTAAGAAAGGAATCTTTATACCATCTGAAATCAGAAAGGGTTTTACACTTAAGGTTGTTAAGTATATCAGAAGACCTTTCCCTAAAGATACCTGGACTACCTATGAATGTTTTGATAATGGTATAAATCAGGGTGTTGGTTGAATCAGGAATGGTAAGGCCATCCTTAAGAATTGGTTCTCCCGTTGACTCAACTCGGACACTTAGGAGAATTTGGTTCTTATCTTCTTCGCTAAGATGGGTATCCCACCATCCCTTAAGTTGACCTGTGAAacctagggctgcttatcgggcggatcaggcagttatttactcttaatggtttagcttatcggttatcggcttttaaatgtattaatctgctagccacccgataagatatcgggcggattggtatcggtttagctattATCGGATGGTTATCGGTTTAGTTTCGGTTGATTGAAACTTAACATACTTCAACACAGTCAACATTTCTTATACATGCAACATTTCTCATACATATATATCAACTACATTTAAGTGGATGGTTATCGTCTGATACATAAGAATGGGGACTGCTTGGGGTATTAGAAGATGGGGACTGCTTGAGCATAAGAATGCATAGTGCTGTTAGCACAGCAGCCATAAGAATTTTACCAacaaaattgctcttcttctttgGATCTGCATAATCCAGGCCTACAATTAACAAAGAAAGTTGATGTTTTAGACCCTAAAAACAAGTATTACTCACAAtactgaaagaaaagaaaagacagcTGACCACATTGTCACACCACCCGCACAAACATATCCAAGGACCAAAATTGAACTGTTATACACTGGCATCAACTACCAATATAATACTTCAATGACTTAAACCAAACAGAACTAGTTCAATTGTAAGTATTTACATCATAATGAGTTCTACCCCAGTGCCATAAAAAACTGACCAAGAAACAAATTGTAAATAATAAGCAAATCAGATATCTGTAGTATATTGTATGAACTTTAGAATATATTCTCAGCAAACTCATAGATAGGATAGTTTAGAATACTTTAGAATCAGATAACATGAGTGTTAACATGAGTGTCTGGTGATACTATAAACCTGCACTTATCATGATAGACATGGCTATTACATATGCTTCACAAAGCTATAAACCCGCACTTATCATGATATTAGCCATTACATATGTTTCACAGAGCTATAAATCATAGGGAAGGAATATGACTGATGCACATCCATAATTTGAATTCTTACCAGATATATTAATACTACACGTCAATTACGGAAGGGTCTTTTCCATCGCTAGCTAaatctgaagaaaaaaaattaaaataatgagtCGTGTGATAAATATAAGCATATCCACAActattatatacaaaaaatatagtaaCAATATTATTACCTTGTTCAAGCTGCTCGATTTTATCAAGATCTTTCTCAACACTAACAGgttgttttaattttttatttcgaAGCCAATCTTGAAGACACACTAGAGCTTGCACCAATTTAGGAgttaatgaactcctaaatgaatcaagaagaCGTCCTCCCATACTAAACACACATTCAAATGCCACACTTGAAACCGTAACATCTAATATATCACGAGCCATCTTCGCAAGAACAAGAAATCTAACTGAGTTCAATTTTTACCAGAGAAGAACATCAAATTCTTTAGTGTCATCCTCAGTTTCTTCACCAAAATATTTATCTAACTCTGTTCTAGTATCCACACCTCCActcccatttttatatttttttatatcttgtatGAGTGATTCTAAAAGTCCTGTATTTTGGGTGCTTACTTGACTGCCAGAAAGCCCGAAAGTAGAAGTGTCCAATGAAGAACAATCTGAAGATGAAGCAAGCACGACATCTTTTGAGCCGGACTTTACATACTCACTAAATAATGAAGTCATGTACTTCTTCACTTCTGCTTGTATAGTTGCCCTCGGATCTTGACTAAACATCTTTACAAGTGCATAGCCAACTGATTCGAGCTTGTAACGTGGATCCAAAATACATGAGATAAaaattatcttgttcattttCCCTGGATCACCCCAATACTTATCAAACTTTTCTTTCATCTTCTTTGCCATTTCACTTAAAACTGTATCTTCATTTGCTATCAattgcttcaaataaacaacaaCTGCACAAATTTCCAGAAAATGAATATTCGATATAACATAACATGATCCAGATATTTTCAAAGTAAGAAGATAAAAGATTTCAAGAAATTTTGTAATTCATTTTACATTCTCCTAATCACTACTCAAAAGTTCACCTGTAGGAATTCCAACTTCAATATAAGAATGATCAAGATAATGTCTCAGGCCAATTTCACTAGAAGCATAATGTGAAAATACACTTTCAAATTCAACTGTCCTACGCAATATCaagtaggtggaattccacctagtTGGAACATCCAAGCATAAAGGTTTTTTACAATTTAGTTGTTCATCCTCAAAATATTCTTGAAACCTCTTCAACCTCGCAAGAGATTGCCTAACATATCTCACTGCATGCCTAACACGTTCAATAGACACTGGAGATTCTTTTAAACCATCCTGGACCACAAGATTCATGATGTAAGCCATACATCTCACGTGAAGGTGATTACCGTTCATCAAATTAGTTCCCATTTTTGTTAATTTCTTAGACAATTTTTTTTACTGGCACATAATTTGAGCTTGCATTATTAACTGTGACAATGAAGATCTTATTTATCCCCCACTCACGTAAGCACCTACCAATACCATTTGCCATAGCTTCGTCTTTATGACTAACAATaggataaaaattaattattctcTTATGCATATTCCATTCACTATCAATCCAATGGAAAGTGATACACATATAATTGATTCTTTGTATAGAAGTCCAAGTATCAGTGGTAATACATACTCTTTGTTTCGTTTCTATAAAAGACCTCTTCAACTTTTGCTTTTCTTCATTAAAAAGATCAAAACAATCCCTAGTTACAGTACTACGGGAAGGGATCCGAAAATAAGGTTGCGCTACTTTCATAAAGTCTCTAAAACCTTCTTTCTCAACAAAGATAAGTTCATCAACTATTACTATACGACATAACACCTTCCTACACTCTTCTTAATCAAATTTTCAAGTAACAATAACTACGTCACCCCCGGAACAAATTTAAAGCctaaatttgattattttttatcAACAATAGCAGGGCGTATAGGACACTTAAACATATGAGAAAGAAGTGTCGACGTACCATCTTTGGTCTTAAAACAATACCCAATAATGCAATAGTCACATTTTGCTTTTGTACTCCCTTCGGAAGTAATAATTTCTGTAAAATGATCCCACACAACAGACctttttttggttatatttgactCCGTTGTTTCAGCTTGACTTATTGCTTTTGAATTAGAAGCCCCACTTTCACCCATCACCTTATGACTTTGTATATTTTCAGCCATGCTACAAATTAAGGAACTATCTGCAGAAAGACACAAGATCAAATTAAGACAGAAATAATAGTTAGTTTGAGGAAATTCAGTTAAAGATACTGCTAATAAGTAATGGAAAAGCTATCCCTATTTATCAACTCATATAGAAAAACTTCATTCTTTAACTGAATATCAACCAAATATTTATCAACTCAAATATTATTCAGGCTTGTGTTATAACATTCTTTAACTGAATATCAACCTGATTTTCAATTGAAGTGAAGAAAAGAATGATTAGAATTGATTATGAATCTTTAACTTGCAAAGCATGGCCATACATTTTTTGACTTCCTCTTTACTTCTTCCTTGATCTGCTGGCTATGCGTGTGTGTGACTGTGCATGGTTGTTGTTTGAGAATTTCTTGTTAGAGGGAGAGGCGAAAGGGGCCAGAGGGCTGGCCGCTGGGATTAGAAGCTAGGGTTTCTAAAGGGGACTATTGTAAATGTTAAATGTTAATCCAGTGGGGAAGGGATTAGGAGAACGGGAGGAAATAAAGCTTAAGGGAAAGCTAGGTGTCCCACTCAaactaaaaagataaaaaataaatatagtagtaatatggataaaaataaattatatatatatatatatatatatatatatatatatatatatatatatatttaacgggttaacggattatccgttaagaaaattaaataatccgcctccaaaccgataagccgttaataaaaaatttTTAATACGTTCCCCGTCTgttaaaccgttaacccaataCCAATAAGCTATTAATCCACTTTtgcggttcggttttcggttttcggtttcggttcggttttgaacacccctagtgaaACCTGCTACTAAGACATGGGTAGTAAGCTGGTCAGAACAGTTATGAGAAGTTTGGTATGCATTGGCTACCATAGTCATTTGCTGTAATTTGGCCAAAATATTGTATTCAGAACTACCATCTATGTTCCATTCATAGATATTATTGGTATTTTAATTGTTTTGCATAACATTGGGTCTTTCTTCTAAGGCTACATCAGGATGGGTAACTCTAGAATAGTTAAGTGTTTGGGGTTGACGCCAGTTGAAGGATCCTGTTCTAACAGGGAAAATTTCTAGGGGAGGATTGTCATGGAGTTGTTCTGTCTGTGAATTGGTTCCTTGGTCAAAATCGACTTCTCGGAGAA
The nucleotide sequence above comes from Nicotiana tabacum cultivar K326 chromosome 12, ASM71507v2, whole genome shotgun sequence. Encoded proteins:
- the LOC142167220 gene encoding zinc finger BED domain-containing protein RICESLEEPER 2-like, whose translation is MTMVANAYQTSHNCSDQLTTHVLVADSSLICSMAENIQSHKVMGESGASNSKAISQAETTESNITKKSHKDEAMANGIGRCLREWGINKIFIVTVNNASSNYVPDGLKESPVSIERVRHAVRYVRQSLARLKRFQEYFEDEQLNCKKPLCLDVPTRWNSTYLILRRTVEFESVFSHYASSEIGLRHYLDHSYIEVGIPTVVVYLKQLIANEDTVLSEMAKKMKEKFDKYWGDPGKMNKIIFISCILDPRYKLESVGYALVKMFSQDPRATIQAEVKKYMTSLFSEYVKSGSKDVVLASSSDCSSLDTSTFGLSGSQVSTQNTGLLESLIQDIKKYKNGSGGVDTRTELDKYFGEETEDDTKEFDVLLW